In Rhizobium sp. WSM4643, the following are encoded in one genomic region:
- a CDS encoding NAD kinase, with the protein MGRSFQTLSFLASPTTEALAAREELIGIYGDVPADEADVIVALGGDGFMLQTLHNTMNSGKLVYGMNRGSVGFLMNDYRSERLQERICAAVENVFRPLQMTTANADGTNSTALAINEVYLFRQSYQAANLRVTVDGRVRLEELICDGLMVATPAGSTAYNLSAHGPILPLEAPLLAMTPVSAFRPRRWRGALLPNKVTVDIDVLEPVKRPVNAVADNTEVKSVLHVRIAQSEHMTARILSDPDRSWSDRILAEQFKD; encoded by the coding sequence ATGGGCCGTTCATTTCAGACGCTTTCCTTTCTCGCCTCACCAACGACGGAGGCGCTTGCCGCGCGCGAGGAGTTGATTGGCATCTATGGTGACGTCCCGGCTGACGAAGCCGACGTCATCGTCGCGCTCGGCGGTGACGGTTTCATGCTGCAGACGCTGCACAACACCATGAACTCGGGCAAGCTGGTCTACGGCATGAACCGCGGCTCGGTCGGCTTCCTGATGAACGACTATCGCAGCGAACGACTTCAGGAGCGCATCTGCGCCGCCGTCGAAAACGTCTTCCGGCCATTGCAAATGACGACGGCCAATGCCGACGGGACCAACTCGACGGCGCTCGCCATCAACGAGGTCTATCTTTTCCGCCAATCCTATCAGGCGGCGAATCTGAGGGTCACGGTAGACGGGCGTGTTCGCCTGGAGGAACTCATCTGCGATGGGTTGATGGTGGCGACCCCTGCCGGATCGACGGCCTATAATCTTTCCGCCCATGGCCCGATCCTGCCGCTCGAGGCGCCACTGCTCGCCATGACGCCGGTGAGCGCTTTCAGGCCACGGCGCTGGAGGGGCGCACTGCTTCCAAATAAGGTGACCGTCGATATCGACGTCCTCGAGCCGGTGAAGCGGCCGGTGAATGCAGTGGCCGACAATACCGAGGTCAAATCGGTGCTGCATGTCCGCATCGCCCAGTCGGAGCATATGACGGCACGCATCCTTTCTGATCCCGACCGCTCCTGGTCCGACCGTATCCTCGCCGAGCAGTTCAAGGATTGA
- the prfB gene encoding peptide chain release factor 2 (programmed frameshift) — MRAEIENVVDETKQAITLLRRHLDWDQAIRRLDWLNNKAEDPNLWNDASEAQKLMRERQQLDDGINGVKQLEQQLNDNIELIELGEEEGDQSVVKEAEDTLKALKAEAARRQVEAMLSGEADGNDTYLEVHSGAGGTESQDWANMLLRMYTRWAERQRFKVELLEVHDGEEAGIKSATLLVKGHNAYGWLKTESGVHRLVRISPYDSNARRHTSFSSIWVYPVVDDSIQIEINESDCRIDTYRSSGAGGQHVNTTDSAVRITHIPTGIVVQCQQERSQHKNRAKAWDMLRARMYEAELKKREDAASAEAASKTEIGWGHQIRSYVLQPYQMVKDLRTGVASSAPDDVLDGDLNEFMEAALAHRISGAADAVVEDVD; from the exons ATGCGAGCGGAAATCGAAAACGTGGTCGATGAAACCAAGCAGGCTATCACCCTGCTGAGGAGGCATCTT GACTGGGACCAGGCGATAAGACGGCTGGACTGGTTGAACAACAAGGCTGAGGATCCGAACCTCTGGAACGACGCTTCCGAAGCGCAGAAGCTGATGCGCGAGCGCCAGCAGCTCGATGACGGCATCAATGGCGTCAAGCAGCTCGAACAGCAGCTGAACGACAATATCGAGCTGATCGAGCTTGGCGAGGAAGAGGGCGACCAGAGCGTCGTCAAGGAAGCCGAGGATACGCTGAAGGCCTTGAAGGCCGAGGCCGCGCGCCGCCAGGTGGAAGCCATGCTCTCCGGCGAGGCTGACGGCAACGACACCTATCTCGAAGTCCATTCCGGCGCCGGTGGCACCGAAAGCCAGGACTGGGCGAACATGCTGCTGCGCATGTACACCCGCTGGGCCGAGCGCCAGCGTTTCAAGGTCGAGCTTCTCGAAGTCCATGACGGCGAAGAAGCCGGCATCAAGTCCGCGACCTTGCTCGTCAAGGGCCACAATGCCTACGGCTGGCTGAAGACGGAATCGGGCGTGCACCGCTTGGTGCGCATCTCGCCCTACGACAGCAACGCGCGCCGCCACACCTCCTTTTCGTCGATCTGGGTCTACCCCGTTGTCGACGACTCGATCCAGATCGAGATCAACGAAAGCGACTGCCGCATCGACACCTACCGTTCCTCGGGTGCCGGCGGCCAGCACGTCAACACCACCGACTCGGCCGTGCGCATCACGCATATTCCGACGGGCATCGTCGTGCAGTGCCAGCAGGAGCGCTCGCAGCACAAGAACCGCGCCAAGGCGTGGGACATGCTGCGCGCCCGCATGTACGAAGCGGAATTGAAGAAGCGTGAGGATGCCGCCAGCGCCGAAGCCGCTTCCAAGACCGAGATCGGCTGGGGCCACCAGATTCGCTCCTATGTGTTGCAGCCCTATCAGATGGTCAAAGACTTGCGCACCGGCGTCGCCAGCAGCGCGCCGGATGATGTGCTCGACGGCGACCTGAACGAGTTCATGGAAGCAGCACTCGCTCACCGCATCAGCGGCGCCGCCGACGCGGTCGTCGAGGATGTCGACTGA
- a CDS encoding alpha/beta hydrolase family protein, whose translation MKLGFRDGVLSDEKRSNWDAAGPRPISWSLWYPAADDARESEMPERSWFQKAAVARDAAIRPQAVPYPLVLLSHGTGGSAAGLEWLARRLVDRGFAALGVSHHGNTGIEPYRAEGFACLWERAPDLSYMLDHCDDWLSDLSGHIDTNSVFAAGFSAGAYSVMLLLGAVAQFSQFEPSRLKTGGARGPREFPDLADHIPALLRTSDVFRDSWSRMSKYYRDDRIKAALICAPGRSVLGFSEESLKAVDAPALILVGDADRAAPAEECSSWLHARLRRSALKIFGGGLGHYVFVPEGTALGLAFAAELFTDPPGIERAAVHEEIADLSAALFQNVDKTAMA comes from the coding sequence ATGAAACTGGGCTTTCGTGACGGCGTCCTCTCCGACGAGAAAAGGTCGAACTGGGACGCAGCCGGCCCCAGACCCATCAGTTGGTCCCTCTGGTATCCCGCCGCCGATGACGCGCGAGAAAGCGAAATGCCGGAAAGAAGCTGGTTCCAGAAAGCGGCCGTCGCCCGCGATGCCGCGATCCGACCGCAGGCCGTGCCCTATCCCCTTGTTCTTCTGTCGCATGGCACTGGCGGATCCGCGGCCGGACTGGAGTGGCTGGCGCGACGCCTGGTCGATCGCGGATTTGCAGCGCTCGGCGTCAGCCATCACGGCAATACCGGCATCGAGCCCTATCGCGCTGAAGGCTTTGCCTGCCTTTGGGAGCGGGCGCCGGATCTAAGCTACATGCTCGACCATTGCGACGACTGGCTCAGCGATCTCTCAGGCCATATCGATACGAACAGTGTCTTCGCAGCCGGATTTTCGGCCGGAGCCTATAGCGTGATGCTGCTGCTTGGGGCTGTCGCCCAGTTCTCGCAGTTCGAACCGTCGAGGCTGAAAACGGGTGGCGCGCGCGGACCACGGGAGTTTCCCGACCTTGCCGATCATATCCCGGCATTGCTGCGCACCAGCGATGTATTTCGCGATTCGTGGTCCCGGATGTCGAAGTACTACCGAGATGACAGAATCAAGGCCGCACTCATCTGCGCGCCGGGCCGATCCGTTCTCGGGTTCAGCGAGGAAAGCCTGAAAGCCGTCGATGCGCCTGCCCTTATCCTGGTCGGTGATGCCGACAGGGCCGCTCCGGCCGAAGAATGTTCGTCGTGGCTGCATGCGCGGCTCCGGCGCAGCGCCCTTAAAATCTTCGGCGGCGGCCTCGGACATTATGTCTTCGTGCCAGAGGGCACAGCGCTCGGCCTCGCCTTTGCGGCAGAACTCTTTACCGATCCCCCGGGCATCGAACGCGCAGCCGTTCATGAAGAGATTGCCGATCTTTCGGCAGCGCTGTTTCAAAACGTCGATAAAACCGCGATGGCTTGA
- a CDS encoding protease inhibitor Inh/omp19 family protein, which yields MVRFLPRLVAPAAALLVCGLAYGQGIDPDILKAQAGTYLVAPEDGATGCRLTLETGEAIGGHSVSGQDSCIMPLPALAEAYSWNFDGNGGVILIDATRKVLARFGENEGQPMKTEDGAPLLLIAAPDGVDRLPTVASLAGTWAMQRPDGERLCGVTLNGRVDAEGNAPLSLSGDCAANVARLKLALWHIEGFGLTLMSLDGSSLGFDMRADGNFDKSKEEGGKPLSLVRH from the coding sequence ATGGTCCGTTTCCTCCCTAGACTGGTGGCTCCGGCAGCGGCGCTGCTTGTCTGTGGACTTGCATATGGACAGGGTATCGATCCCGATATTCTCAAAGCACAGGCCGGAACCTATCTCGTTGCCCCGGAAGACGGTGCGACCGGATGTCGGTTGACGCTGGAAACCGGCGAAGCGATCGGCGGCCATTCGGTCTCCGGTCAGGACTCCTGCATCATGCCGCTGCCGGCACTTGCCGAAGCCTACTCCTGGAATTTCGACGGCAATGGCGGCGTCATCCTGATCGATGCGACACGCAAGGTGCTCGCCCGTTTCGGCGAGAACGAAGGGCAGCCGATGAAGACTGAGGATGGCGCGCCGCTGTTGCTGATCGCCGCACCTGACGGCGTCGATCGCCTGCCGACTGTCGCCAGTCTTGCCGGGACATGGGCGATGCAAAGACCGGACGGCGAAAGGCTTTGCGGCGTGACGCTCAACGGCCGCGTCGATGCGGAGGGCAACGCGCCGCTGTCCCTTTCGGGAGACTGCGCTGCCAACGTCGCCAGACTGAAGCTCGCCCTCTGGCATATTGAGGGTTTCGGGCTGACGCTGATGAGCCTTGACGGTTCGTCGCTTGGCTTCGACATGCGCGCTGACGGCAATTTCGACAAATCGAAGGAGGAAGGCGGCAAGCCGCTTTCACTCGTTCGCCACTAA